In Torulaspora globosa chromosome 1, complete sequence, a genomic segment contains:
- the SAS5 gene encoding Sas5p (ancestral locus Anc_8.632), whose amino-acid sequence MQPTVNASIRVKTQQMIIRNATAVNSLPLRKWRVEICMLDEKGDEIEADVLSDCTFHLHPTFEKPTRKVSTPPFALEEQGWGQFEIKILCNYLENAGKINIRHPLQFEDDAYAIDYSVQVPYHTAELRRRLESHFTLQETAAQIPQKSQTAASGSWINSIPLLDEDAVTEIVRMIVSHPAVRTEVLKHPRHEDFLMALHQLPTELLDEIRDYIDNSGR is encoded by the coding sequence ATGCAGCCGACAGTGAACGCTTCAATAAGAGTGAAGACGCAACAGATGATAATACGCAATGCAACTGCTGTGAATAGCTTACCTCTTCGGAAATGGAGAGTAGAAATTTGTATGCTGGACGAGAAGGGAGATGAGATAGAGGCTGATGTGCTGTCAGATTGTACCTTTCACCTACATCCAACGTTTGAAAAGCCGACCAGGAAAGTCTCTACTCCACCGTTTGCCTTGGAGGAACAAGGTTGGGGCCAGTTCGAGATCAAGATACTTTGCAATTACTTGGAAAATGCTGGCAAGATTAATATTCGACACCCACTACagtttgaagatgatgcaTATGCCATTGACTATTCTGTCCAGGTCCCTTATCACACGGCAGAGCTACGAAGGAGATTAGAAAGCCACTTCACTCTACAAGAGACAGCGGCACAAATACCCCAAAAGTCGCAAACAGCGGCTTCTGGCAGCTGGATCAATTCAATACCACTTTTAGATGAGGATGCGGTGACAGAGATAGTGAGGATGATAGTATCGCATCCAGCGGTTCGGACCGAGGTCCTTAAACATCCCAGACATGAAGACTTCCTCATGGCACTACATCAACTGCCGAccgagctgctggatgaaatACGAGACTATATCGACAATTCCGGGAGGTGA
- the SPR2 gene encoding Spr2p (ancestral locus Anc_8.634), translated as MLNRLSINLVLALVVAHEASASRKQLTLTTEELGGDSTEISANKPLIVHLDKNSMSPEMVETLARASNIDLADLPDYPEFVTSGEFESMKYSADDILEYLVRDHSLDLDKIKQDERYNQIEEILKEIADEYTENDERKRCSKNRGSWGHYPCGKPRERCCDEDEDYDDGFWNIDDKESKYEDADEGKTKWSDDDDDDDKDEADTRNRKNDERDDKLGRKQDEKSEEKLDDKLDKKLDDKLDEKSEEKLDDNSDKKLGDKLDEKSDEKLDDNSDKKLGDKLDEKSEKKLDDKSDKKLGDKLDEKSEEKLDDKLEDKFDEKLDEKLDDRLDEKVDDKKDGRFDEKLDDTKDDDNASKDSSDEKEDEKKFFWQDGGNENPDDYEKEESIPTIQEPTYEETFLGADASVSKTQEILAPTESITYNSSNFSTYLTTSSRVYDITMIYTAEFSSTFSSQIGATTSTGSYYTTSLYSSSSMGSETEHKINKSSTTSAYSSSKSSSKSAYGYQKTTTTTSSTHEQNTSGVEANFNWKALSNVSNVTMQRGLDNSSNYLMPTTFLFASLLAILAVMQA; from the coding sequence ATGCTGAACCGCTTGTCGATTAATCTAGTTCTGGCACTAGTTGTGGCCCACGAGGCGTCTGCTTCACGGAAGCAACTAACTTTGACCACAGAGGAGCTGGGTGGCGACTCTACCGAAATTTCAGCGAATAAACCACTGATTGTTCATTTGGACAAGAACTCGATGTCGCCTGAGATGGTGGAAACTTTGGCTCGCGCCTCGAATATCGATCTTGCTGACCTACCGGACTATCCTGAGTTTGTTACCTCAGGGGAATTTGAAAGCATGAAATATTCGGCAGACGATATTTTGGAATACTTGGTGAGAGACCACAGCCTAGACTTGGACAAAATCAAGCAAGACGAGAGATACAACCAGATCGAAGAAATTCTGAAGGAAATTGCTGACGAGTACACGgagaatgatgaaaggAAGCGATGCAGCAAGAATCGCGGGTCATGGGGACACTATCCCTGCGGCAAACCTAGGGAACGCTGTTgcgacgaagacgaggatTACGATGATGGCTTCTGGAACATTGATGATAAAGAGTCCAAATATGAAGATGCGGACGAGGGCAAGACAAAATGgtctgatgatgatgacgacgatgataAGGATGAGGCTGATACTCGAAACCGcaagaatgatgaaagagatgaTAAACTGGGCAGAAAGCAAGATGAGAAATCAGAGGAAAAACTGGATGATAAGTTAGATAAGAAGCTGGATGACAAACTAGATGAGAAGTCAGAGGAGAAACTGGATGATAACTCTGATAAGAAGCTTGGTGACAAACTAGATGAGAAGTCAGACGAGAAACTGGATGATAACTCTGATAAGAAGCTTGGTGACAAACTAGACGAGAAatcagagaagaaattggatGATAAGTCAGATAAGAAGCTGGGTGACAAACTAGATGAGAAGTCAGAGGAGAAACTGGATGACAAACTTGAGGACAAGTTCGATGAAAAACTAGATGAGAAACTGGACGACAGGTTAGATGAGAAAGTAGATGACAAAAAAGATGGCAGGTTCGAcgaaaagcttgatgacACGAAGGATGACGACAATGCATCTAAAGACAGCTcagatgaaaaggaagatgagaagaaattcttctgGCAGGATGGCGGGAATGAAAACCCAGATGACTacgagaaggaagagagcATCCCTACTATCCAGGAGCCCACATATGAGGAAACTTTTCTAGGAGCAGATGCCAGCGTCAGTAAAACTCAAGAAATCCTGGCTCCAACTGAGTCGATAACATATAATTCAAGTAACTTCTCGACATACCTCACCACTTCATCGAGGGTTTACGACATTACAATGATTTACACTGCCGAATTCAGCTCCACATTCTCTTCGCAGATCGGAGCAACCACCAGCACTGGCTCGTACTATACCACGAGCCTCTATTCAAGCTCCTCAATGGGAAGTGAAACTGAGCATAAGATTAATAAAAGCAGCACTACTTCCGCATACAGTTCCTCAAAgagttcttccaaatctGCCTACGGGTATCAGAAAACAACAACTACCACAAGCTCTACGCATGAGCAGAACACTAGTGGGGTCGAAGCAAACTTTAACTGGAAGGCATTATCCAACGTATCGAACGTTACGATGCAGAGAGGATTGGACAACTCGTCTAATTACTTGATGCCAACCACATTCCTCTTTGCCTCTTTGCTCGCCATCCTGGCGGTAATGCAGGCATAG
- the TBF1 gene encoding Tbf1p (ancestral locus Anc_8.630) has protein sequence MSEPYSDNMNRFNNIIDDLPLRLRLTLSSLSLLDNVSTQLLRLLILNSNSPQVIAVLTDPTGYLSSGDTEIFRTLLKLFEQIRMIYINGSALIGVEDVAPGLWFPHAPPPLLLKGHEAYVMTAIRKANLLTFLLTVLGCFNYGFEFLQETFMDIFCPNIIFTEQGSIDTNGKFLKRQSILYLDLKTQAFIAGLKDFDISSDEIPRTKQEELLQLIFSDDLADQLVSRRMGTSIGDSEQLMTSSEREFMERCERRRENLSQYTSYKTLTQDYDWGHFVKELLDYSHKNLGLIIWGKKGRGKSPLYSYEDSDFDPHALYASGGTATEENASAIAGATHSLVDPQAAAGPFDAADLSMAAQQSMLAQAPAKLGEHSAQDQFAKSIEGAAAGADVIGAANLVKKLKPKRTWTKAEEDALVQGLKKVGPSWSKILDLYGPGGKVSEALKNRTQVQLKDKARNWKLAYLKTGRTLPSYLFKVTGTLERTYRNKKKPVQERAFTQDGETGSASELFRSGTTDSSGFDPSLDTNI, from the coding sequence ATGTCAGAGCCTTATTCTGATAACATGAATCGATTTAATAACATTATTGACGATCTGCCGTTGAGATTAAGACTCACTTTATCGTCTTTGAGTTTACTGGATAATGTTTCAACGCAACTGTTGCgtttgttgatcttgaactCGAACTCTCCGCAGGTAATTGCCGTCCTGACCGACCCGACCGGCTATTTGAGTTCTGGTGATACGGAAATCTTTCGGACGTTACTGAAGCTGTTTGAACAGATCAGAATGATTTACATCAATGGGTCAGCTCTTATTGGAGTCGAGGATGTGGCGCCGGGCTTGTGGTTCCCGCACGCACCGCCGCCTTTATTGTTGAAGGGACACGAGGCCTATGTGATGACGGCCATTCGCAAGGCCAATTTGCTGACTTTTCTGTTGACCGTCCTTGGCTGTTTCAACTACGGGTTCGAGTTCCTACAGGAGACGTTCATGGATATATTTTGCCCGAATATAATATTCACTGAGCAAGGGTCTATCGACACCAATGGTAAATTTCTGAAGAGACAGTCGATCCTGTATCTGGATCTCAAGACTCAGGCATTCATAGCTGGATTGAAGGATTTTGACATCAGCTCGGATGAAATACCGCGAACGAAGCAGGAAGAGCTGTTGCAGCTGATATTCTCCGATGACCTGGCAGATCAGCTCGTCTCAAGGAGAATGGGTACCAGCATCGGCGATTCCGAGCAATTGATGACCTCCTCCGAGAGAGAGTTCATGGAGAGATGCGAACGCCGTCGAGAGAATCTCTCGCAATACACAAGCTACAAGACTCTCACGCAGGATTACGACTGGGGCCATTTTGTCAAGGAACTTCTGGACTACAGCCACAAGAACCTGGGACTGATTATCTGGGGCAAGAAGGGCCGCGGCAAGTCTCCTCTGTATTCGTACGAGGATTCCGACTTTGACCCACATGCACTCTACGCATCCGGCGGAACCGCCACTGAAGAGAACGCTTCAGCCATTGCAGGCGCTACTCACTCGCTGGTTGATCCTCAAGCAGCTGCCGGTCCGTTCGACGCCGCCGATTTATCCATGGCCGCCCAACAGAGCATGTTGGCCCAAGCGCCAGCCAAGCTAGGCGAACACAGCGCTCAGGACCAGTTTGCCAAGTCTATCGAGGGCGCAGCGGCAGGTGCGGATGTTATCGGCGCCGCTAACTTGgtcaagaagctgaaacCCAAGAGAACATGGACCAAGGCCGAGGAAGACGCCCTCGTCCAAGGTCTCAAGAAGGTCGGTCCCTCCTGGTCCAAGATCCTAGACCTCTACGGCCCCGGTGGCAAGGTTTCAGAAGCACTTAAGAACAGGACCCAAGTTCAACTGAAAGACAAAGCCCGCAACTGGAAGCTCGCTTACCTCAAGACAGGCCGAACTCTACCCAGCTATCTCTTTAAAGTGACTGGGACGCTAGAGCGCACTTAcagaaacaagaagaagccagtACAGGAGCGGGCTTTCACGCAAGACGGTGAAACCGGTTCGGCTTCGGAGCTCTTTCGAAGTGGCACTACAGACTCTTCAGGCTTTGACCCCAGCCTAGACACGAATATCTGA
- the HHO1 gene encoding histone H1 (ancestral locus Anc_8.629) has translation MPSVAASKKSAKKVSKAAKPVKKPAEVGSKSYKELITEGLVELKDRKGASRLALKKFIKAKYPKSGSSAGFDLHFNNAVKKGVESGDFEQPKGPSGPLKLCKKTTDKPATTKRSTSPAEKKVVKKPSPPALSYKEMITQAILELNHGKGSSRPALKKYVKDHNPSTTKANSNFDHLFNMALKKGVGLGEFAQPKGPSGIVKINPKKKNMLLTSKKAV, from the coding sequence ATGCCCTCCGTCGCAGCTTCCAAAAAGTCAGCCAAGAAAGTATCCAAAGCAGCCAAACCGGTCAAGAAACCTGCAGAGGTGGGCTCCAAGAGTTACAAAGAACTCATCACTGAAGGTTTGGTAGAATTGAAAGATCGCAAAGGAGCAAGCCGTCTCGCATTAAAGAAATTTATCAAGGCTAAGTACCCCAAGAGCGGATCCTCCGCCGGCTTTGACCTTCATTTTAACAATGCCGTCAAGAAGGGCGTCGAATCCGGTGACTTTGAGCAGCCAAAGGGACCCTCCGGTCCACTGAAATTATGCAAAAAGACGACTGACAAGCCTGCTACCACGAAAAGGTCGACATCACCTGCAGAAAAGAAGGTCGTCAAGAAGCCCTCCCCGCCCGCTCTCAGCTACAAGGAAATGATCACCCAGGCGATCCTGGAATTGAACCACGGAAAGGGTTCTAGTCGCCCGGCGCTAAAAAAATACGTGAAAGACCACAACCCTTCCACCACCAAGGCAAACTCGAATTTTgaccatcttttcaacatGGCTTTGAAAAAGGGCGTCGGTCTTGGCGAGTTCGCCCAGCCCAAGGGACCCTCCGGTATAGTTAAAATTAATCCCAAGAAAAAGAATATGCTCCTTACTTCCAAAAAGGCTGTCTAA
- the RPB10 gene encoding DNA-directed RNA polymerase core subunit RPB10 (ancestral locus Anc_8.627), which yields MIVPVRCFSCGKVVGDKWESYLNMLQEDELDEGSALTKLGLKRYCCRRMILTHVDLIEKFLRYNPLERRD from the coding sequence ATGATCGTTCCCGTTAGATGTTTTTCGTGTGGCAAGGTTGTGGGAGACAAGTGGGAAAGTTATTTGAACATGttgcaagaagatgagcttgatgaaGGTAGCGCTCTTACAAAATTGGGTTTGAAAAGATACTGTTGCAGGAGAATGATTCTAACGCATGTTGATCTGATTGAGAAATTCTTGAGATATAACCCGCTAGAAAGAAGGGATTAG
- the MGM1 gene encoding dynamin-related GTPase MGM1 (ancestral locus Anc_8.628), protein MSALLRPGLRSGRAVARTGVLMLRFHSYARPSSMPFQFRVLNTFNFSSRRFISILPNILGKAIKMPAYIGGGMAAAGSYIAYRMEKAGSFAQGKWGELKDFTENLRDRFGEMFSVNEPGEGDNPNSNNDSDSAATASLLASLQGDDETTHKNDEDDDEDEDDNEEDRTQDEMLNLTKQMIEIRSILSKIDSTSAHLTLPSIVVIGSQSSGKSSVLESIVGKEFLPKGNNMVTRRPIELTLVNTPNSTDVSADFPSLRIYNVKDFKEVKRILLELNMAVPSTEAISEDPIQLTIKSSRVPDLSLVDLPGYIQVEAADQPFELKKKIRQLCDRYLSEPNIILAISAADVDLANSAALRAAKTADPQGLRTIGVITKLDLVPPEVAHGILTNKKYPLKMGYVGVITKSPGLPKTHMGLFGSRQVERPADHGQVGKTVEPQQLATRQFEKDYFKENKEFFSSCEVSTKRLREKLIKILEISMSNALEPTSMLIQQELDDTSYLFKVEFNDRQLTPKSYLLNNIDVLKLAIKEFQEKFHRNELKSILKADLDQIVLDFLATRYWKDDSLSELSTKMNNDDEILYWHKKLELASSSLTKIGVGRLSTMLVTNAILRELENILGATQLKNHDLIKELVTNTAVNVLNAKYYATADQVENCIKPFKYEIDLDSRDWNMAREHSIALMKEEVRQCNDRFQSIKNAIGGRKLQQVMGYLQQDPSKKETLGMSKILLERGSEALFLNKRLQVLSFRLKFLRNKCHSVNEKDQCPEVFLNAVADKLTSTAVLFLNVELLSDFFYNFPIELDKKLNALSSEQIELFAKEDPKIARHIELQKRKELLDLALEKIDSILVFKKSYKGAAKKLKN, encoded by the coding sequence ATGAGTGCACTCTTGAGACCGGGGTTGCGGTCAGGGCGTGCGGTTGCTCGCACAGGAGTTTTGATGTTACGGTTTCATTCGTATGCCAGGCCCTCTTCGATGCCCTTTCAGTTTCGAGTGCTGAACACTTTCAATTTTAGTTCCAGGAGGTTCATATCTATCCTTCCGAATATATTAGGGAAAGCTATCAAGATGCCTGCCTACATTGGAGGTGGAATGGCGGCGGCGGGTAGCTACATAGCGTATCGGATGGAGAAGGCAGGATCGTTTGCCCAAGGGAAATGGGGAGAACTTAAAGATTTTACTGAGAATCTGCGAGACCGATTTGGGGAGATGTTTTCAGTGAATGAGCCTGGCGAGGGCGATAATCCGAACAGCAACAATGATAGCGATAGCGCTGCAACTGCATCTTTACTTGCTTCTTTGCAAGGTGACGACGAGACGACCCATAAAaacgacgaggatgatgatgaagacgaagacgatAATGAAGAGGATCGTACACAGGACGAGATGTTAAATTTGACTAAGCAGATGATCGAGATAAGATCGATATTAAGCAAGATAGACTCAACGTCTGCGCATTTAACTTTGCCCTCTATTGTCGTGATAGGGTCCCAGTCTTCTGGGAAATCGTCTGTGTTGGAGTCTATTGTTGGCAAGGAGTTCTTGCCCAAGGGTAATAACATGGTGACTAGAAGACCGATTGAACTGACGCTCGTGAATACTCCCAATTCTACCGACGTTTCTGCTGACTTTCCCAGTTTGAGAATATACAACGTGaaggatttcaaagaagtcAAACGAATCCTGTTGGAGCTTAATATGGCTGTGCCATCAACAGAAGCCATCTCTGAGGATCCCATCCAGCTGACTATCAAGTCCTCACGTGTGCCAGACCTTTCGTTGGTTGACTTGCCAGGCTATATCCAGGTTGAAGCAGCTGATCAGCCATTcgagttgaagaagaagattcgacAACTGTGTGATAGATACTTATCGGAACCAAACATCATCTTGGCGATTTCGGCGGCAGATGTGGATTTAGCCAATAGTGCCGCTCTTCGAGCAGCCAAGACTGCCGATCCTCAGGGACTGAGGACCATTGGTGTCATTACTAAGCTAGATCTAGTTCCTCCTGAAGTGGCACACGGTATCCTTACAAACAAGAAATACCCACTCAAGATGGGTTACGTAGGGGTTATCACAAAATCCCCAGGATTGCCCAAAACTCACATGGGACTCTTTGGAAGCAGGCAAGTAGAGAGACCGGCTGATCACGGTCAAGTAGGGAAAACAGTCGAGCCGCAGCAGCTTGCCACTCGCCAATTTGAGAAGGATTATTTCAAGGAGAACAAGGAGTTTTTCTCAAGTTGCGAAGTATCAACCAAGAGACTTCGAGAAAAACTGAtcaaaattcttgaaatatcgATGTCAAATGCTTTGGAGCCTACATCGATGCTCATTCAACAAGAGCTAGATGACACTTCTTATCTATTCAAGGTTGAGTTTAATGATCGTCAATTGACGCCCAAATCATATCTTCTCAACAACATTGATGTGCTCAAGTTGGCTATCAAAGAATTTCAGGAGAAGTTTCACAGAAATGAGCTGAAGTCTATACTCAAAGCCGATTTAGATCAAATCGTACTGGATTTCCTGGCGACCAGGTATTGGAAAGACGATAGTTTATCAGAATTGTCCACCAAGATGAAtaacgatgatgaaataCTCTATTGGCATAAAAAGCTTGAGCTGGCTTCTTCTAGTCTGACGAAAATTGGTGTGGGGAGACTATCCACTATGTTAGTGACTAATGCAATTTTGAGAGAACTGGAGAATATTCTCGGTGCTACGCAGCTGAAAAACCACGATCTCATAAAAGAGCTGGTAACGAACACTGCAGTCAACGTTCTAAATGCCAAGTATTACGCTACCGCGGATCAAGTGGAGAACTGCATCAAACCATTCAAGTATGAGATAGACCTAGATTCCAGAGATTGGAACATGGCTCGCGAACATTCGATAgcattgatgaaagaggAAGTGAGGCAGTGTAACGATAGGTTTCAGTCTATAAAAAATGCTATTGGTGGGCGCAAACTGCAACAAGTGATGGGATATTTGCAACAGGACccatcgaagaaagagaccCTCGGGATGTCTAAGATTCTGCTGGAACGTGGGTCCGAAGCCCTCTTTCTGAACAAAAGGTTGCAAGTTCTGTCTTTCAGGCTGAAgtttttgagaaacaaatGCCACTCGGTAAATGAGAAGGATCAATGTCCTGAAGTATTTTTGAATGCTGTAGCCGACAAATTGACCTCCACAGCGGTACTATTTCTGAATGTCGAGCTACTCAGCGATTTCTTCTACAACTTCCCCATCGAGTTagacaagaagctgaatGCGCTTTCAAGTGAACAGATTGAATTGTTTGCAAAGGAAGATCCAAAGATCGCTCGCCACATAGAGCTGCAGAAGCGGAAGGAGCTTCTTGACCTTGCCCTTGAAAAGATAGACTCAATCTTGGTTTTCAAAAAGAGCTACAAGGGagctgccaagaagctgaaaaactgA
- the TAF14 gene encoding TATA-binding protein-associated factor TAF14 (ancestral locus Anc_8.633) produces the protein MREWSIEIYLVDEEGNKIPATIFDKVVYHLHPTFANPNRTFTEPPFQIQEQGWGGFPLDISFFLLEKGGERKITHDLNFLQESYEVDHVIQVPTNKPILAAELAKTGPMDESAGTVAKRKTAAANGEVKAKKAKTASTSTVKGNVDIEKLAFGLTKLNEDDLVGVVQMVTDNRTPEMNVTNNVEEGEFIIDLYSLPDGLLKSLWDYVKKNTE, from the coding sequence ATGCGCGAATGGAGCATTGAAATCTATCtagttgatgaagaaggcaaTAAGATACCGGCTACAATTTTCGACAAAGTGGTCTATCACCTGCATCCTACGTTTGCCAACCCAAATAGAACGTTCACGGAGCCACCATTTCAGATACAGGAACAGGGATGGGGTGGATTTCCTCTAGATATTagtttctttcttctggagaagGGAGGAGAGAGGAAAATAACCCATGACTTGAACTTTCTACAGGAATCTTATGAAGTCGATCATGTAATCCAGGTACCCACCAATAAGCCCATACTGGCTGCAGAACTGGCCAAGACAGGTCCTATGGATGAGTCTGCCGGCACAGTCGCGAAGCGAAAGACTGCCGCAGCCAATGGCGAGgtgaaggccaagaaggccaaaACCGCCAGCACGTCGACTGTAAAAGGGAACGTGGATATCGAAAAACTGGCTTTTGGTCTGACGAAGCTGAACGAGGACGACTTAGTCGGTGTTGTTCAAATGGTCACCGACAACCGTACGCCGGAGATGAACGTAACGAATAACGTGGAAGAGGGAGAATTCATAATTGACCTTTACAGTCTGCCCGATGGcttgttgaaaagcttaTGGGACTAcgtgaaaaaaaatacAGAGTAA
- the STE4 gene encoding G protein subunit beta (ancestral locus Anc_8.631) encodes MSRYQSRYLTGIDGNEGRSNERYVEQQRLEIPDYQEREDELQSQLVNARQESKQLYSQINKVKGKIQDAGLVEMSKNIPSLKRNSINLKPVLALRGHNNKISDVRWSRDSRRILSASQDGFMLIWDSWSGLKLNAIPLDSQWVLSCDISPSGSLVASAGLNNSCTIYRVSKENRVQQNVVSIFKGHTGYVSDLGFTDNSHVVTASGDMTCAYWDIPRAKRIREYAEHLGDVLALSLSPPGSQNGMNVFASCGSDGYIYLWDVRSGGVAQTFFVSDSDINTLQFCRYGNALASGSDDGVIRLFDLRCDCKIASYSLADTVHRTQSEQGSPGTDEKGNRTHSRANSLLSASYLDNQGVVSLDFSGSGRLLYSCYTDFGCVVWDVLKSEIVGKLEGHTSRVSRVRASPDGLAVCTGSWDSTMKVWTSTYL; translated from the coding sequence ATGAGTCGCTATCAATCACGCTACTTGACTGGAATTGATGGCAACGAGGGACGGTCAAACGAACGATACGTTGAACAGCAGAGACTAGAGATACCTGATTACCAAGAGCGGGAGGATGAGTTGCAGAGTCAGTTAGTCAATGCGAGACAGGAGTCTAAGCAACTTTACTCGCAGATTAATAAAGTAAAAGGTAAGATACAGGATGCGGGGCTCGTGGAGATGAGCAAGAACATCCCGTCGTTGAAGAGGAATAGCATTAATCTGAAGCCCGTGCTGGCGCTCCGGGGACATAATAACAAGATCTCAGATGTGAGGTGGAGCCGGGACTCGAGAAGGATCCTGAGCGCGAGTCAGGACGGGTTTATGTTGATTTGGGACAGTTGGTCGGGGTTAAAGCTCAATGCTATCCCGTTGGACTCGCAATGGGTGCTCTCTTGTGACATTTCGCCATCGGGGAGCCTGGTGGCGAGTGCGGGACTGAACAATAGTTGTACGATTTATCGAGTGTCGAAGGAGAACCGAGTTCAGCAGAACGTTGTGTCTATTTTCAAAGGCCATACGGGCTACGTATCAGATCTGGGGTTTACGGACAACTCTCACGTTGTGACAGCTAGTGGCGATATGACGTGCGCATATTGGGATATTCCCAGGGCGAAGCGAATTCGAGAGTATGCTGAACATCTGGGCGATGTTCTAGCTCTGTCCTTATCGCCGCCTGGTTCCCAAAATGGCATGAACGTATTCGCCAGTTGCGGTTCTGATGGGTACATCTACCTATGGGACGTCAGAAGTGGTGGCGTGGCTCAGACGTTCTTCGTCAGTGACAGCGATATAAACACACTGCAGTTCTGTCGATATGGGAATGCGTTGGCCTCCGGGAGTGATGACGGTGTTATACGGCTATTTGACCTCCGGTGTGATTGTAAAATTGCCAGTTATTCTTTAGCAGATACTGTCCATCGGACACAATCCGAACAAGGCAGCCCTGGTACTGACGAGAAAGGTAACCGGACTCACTCTCGTGCTAATAGTCTCCTGAGCGCAAGCTATCTGGATAATCAGGGCGTTGTATCTCTGGACTTCAGCGGTTCGGGCAGGCTTCTGTACTCTTGCTACACGGATTTTGGCTGCGTGGTTTGGGATGTCCTGAAATCAGAAATAGTTGGAAAACTGGAAGGCCACACTAGTCGTGTTTCTAGGGTAAGGGCAAGCCCTGATGGGCTAGCTGTCTGCACTGGGTCATGGGACTCCACCATGAAGGTATGGACTTCAACGTACTTGTGA